A window from Canis lupus familiaris isolate Mischka breed German Shepherd chromosome 18, alternate assembly UU_Cfam_GSD_1.0, whole genome shotgun sequence encodes these proteins:
- the OR4X2 gene encoding olfactory receptor family 4 subfamily X member 2 (The RefSeq protein has 1 substitution compared to this genomic sequence), which yields MGNTHNVTEFVFLGLSSNQDVQKVFFVLFLFLYTAVVLGNLLIVLIVMTSRRLGSPMYFFLSYLSFVEICYSSTTAPKLISDLLAERKAISLWGCMTQLFFMHFFGGTEILLLTVMAYDRYVAICRPLNYTVMMNRQVCAVLVGMAWVGGFVHSFAQILLIFRLPFCGPNVIDHYFCDLLPVLKLACSDTFLIGVLIVANGGTLSVISFGIILASYVVILLHLRTRSSEGRSKALSTCGSHITVVTLFFGPCIFIYLRPSTTLSADKTVAVFYTVITPLLNPVIYSLRNAEVKKAMKKLWIRTMKLEEK from the coding sequence ATGGGTAACACACACAATGTGACCGAATTCGTTTTTCTGGGACTTTCTTCCAATCAGGATGTACAGAAAGTTTTCTTTgtgctgtttctgtttttgtacaCAGCAGTTGTGCTGGGGAATCTCCTCATTGTGCTCATTGTCATGACCAGCAGAAGGCTTGGttcccccatgtacttcttcctcagctATCTATCCTTTGTGGAGATCTGCTACTCCTCTACAACAGCACCCAAACTCATCTCGGATTTGCTGGCTGAAAGGAAAGCAATTTCTTTGTGGGGCTGCATGACACAGCTTTTTTTCATGCACTTCTTCGGTGGCACTGAGATCCTCCTGCTCActgtgatggcctatgaccgctatgtggccatctgtaggCCCCTCAACTATACCGTTATGATGAACCGGCAGGTATGCGCTGTCCTGGTGGGAATGGCATGGGTGGGAGGCTTTGTACATTCCTTTGCCCAAATCCTTTTGATCTTCCACTTGCCCTTCTGCGGTCCCAATGTGATTGACCACTATTTCTGTGACCTGCTTCCTGTGCTCAAACTTGCCTGCTCTGACACCTTCCTCATTGGTGTGCTGATTGTTGCCAATGGGGGGACCTTGTCTGTGATCAGCTTTGGGATCATCTTAGCCTCCTACGTGGTCATTTTGCTCCATTTGAGGACTCGAAGCTCTGAGGGGCGGAGCAAGGCCCTCTCCACCTGTGGGTCCCATATCACTGTGGTTACCTTATTCTTTGGGCCATGTATCTTCATCTATCTGAGGCCTTCTACCACCTTGTCTGCAGACAAGACAGTGGCTGTGTTCTACACAGTGATCACCCCACTCCTCAACCCTGTCATTTACTCCCTAAGAAATGCTGAAGTGAAGAAGGCCATGAAGAAGCTGTGGATCAGGACGATGAAGCTAGAAGAGAAATAG